A window of Quercus robur chromosome 12, dhQueRobu3.1, whole genome shotgun sequence genomic DNA:
GAACCAAAAAATGCATACCTCCGCCTTAATAGAATTCTAAGCTCCTCCAAGGGTACAGCACCTTCATAAACTCCAGCCTGAAATCAACAGAAGGAATTAAATAGTGaagatttaatattttattgcaaAGGTGCACTGCAACTCAGCACTGCAACATCACCAGAGATgctaaaggaaagaaaatatctCATTTGCTATTGTAAGTTACATATGTTAACAACAGAAAGACCTATCTGAGTCCAACAATAGAAAGATACTTAGGTTTGCAAAGCTTGAATTTAGGACCTACCCCAATCCAACCCCACCGTTTTGTCACTGGAATGAACCAAGAAGCAAAGGCTATAAAGATATTAACTTACCTCTCGGCACAGAGGGCATTTTCCTTTAGGCTCTGCTGACTTTAGCTTATCAACAATTGACACTGATGCAGATGAGCAAGCACACATGTAGCAGAATATATGGCCACAAGTGAGGGAATATGGATCAAAGACTGTGTCCtgttaggggaaaaaaaatcaaataaaaccaattaatgAAGGGCCTTACTGAAAAATGACAGAGCACTGTCCCTCCATAAAACTAATAATCATGGATGTTTTACACTGACCAAATATGATTCTTTAAAACTATAGGATAGGAGAGAACTGAATCCAGACACAGTGTGTTGGAGCCTGAATATCTAAAACCCAACCATATTATTGCATTGAGGCCAGAAGGGAAATTTATAATAAAGCACAAGAGTTAATATTAGGAAGCAGATAGGGCCTAAGCTATTTCATGATCaaatttgtgttttaaaaagGGATCTTAATAAAGCTTTCAGTATTGGTAGTGAATGTTTTGTATTAGAATTTATCctagttgaaaaaaaatattatttttttattggtaagctACACACGCAGCCATTGGGTCTTGAACCCAGAACCCCACCCTCTATCCCATTATTATGGGAGAAGAAAGTGTCAgttgagctatagctcattggCGTAGCAAAAAGATCACGTTGTGCACTGCACatccacaaacccagaaattctGTTGATGTGTTTAATTTAAGTCTGGATCACAATTTCGCAAGATTGATGCAAGTCCTGTGTACACAATATGCTGGTCATTTTCCTCCTTAAAGATGAAAAATGGAAACTTACCAGGCATATAGAACAAGTCAAATCGATGTCAACTTTGACTGAATCAAATAGCTCACAAGTAAGTGATGGTTTGCCATCATCATTAAATGTGAGGTTGCATGCCTCAAAAAATCCAGGTGCGTTTCTAGATTTGATCTTGCTTTCTCTTAAGTTGATGTGGAAAGCCATGAGCTCAGAGAGCCAGGGACTCTGAAGGATTTCAATGTGCATGCTTTGGGCTTGTGTCTTGAAGGCCTGACCTTGCTTAGAGTAATGAACCTATGCTCAAAAATGATATTGAGGTAAATTTATAGACAACAACAAAAGCCAGAGTATATAACCAAATCCTGAAATTAATATGCAATTCACAGAGTAGGATATGTATATACCTTATCATATTTCTTTAGTATTTTCCGAATTGCAATGGCATTTATCAGTGCATAAGTAACCAGTTCCTTTCCTTCTTGGATTAAGGTAACATGTTGGTTCTTTCGTCGCTTGCCTCTGAACCACATAAAGCACTTATTAAAGCCAGAAGCAAGATGTTGCTCAAGCAATTTCTGTGCATGCTTGTTAAAGGAACCTACTACTTCAGACATTTCCTTgacaagagaaggaaagaaggTTCCATCGCATACTGCAAATATCCATAGAAAAATAGGAATTAGGAACCCTTAAGTTGTTTAGTCTCATTTGTTGTACTTAAGATGTTGAAATCTAGATCAGTATTTATCTACCAATATTATACAAAGTTGTAGTTCAGTCCTTTCAGTAAAAACATTGAGCCAAGTTTTATTTCAAGTGATtaataatgaaaatgaatggtGATTACAGGATGACAATAGACAAAGTACCATGGCTTCCCAAAACACAATTTTCCCCTCCTTATAATAGAACTTTTCTAATCCAGAACGGCATCTAATCTTTATGGAAATTCTTTAAAGGTTTCAGAATGAAAACACAGCAGTCATTTTTGGACCGCAACactcaaaaacaaacaaaaggtgATCAAgctaagaacaaaattttcacCACAAAGATGTTTTAGAGCCTGCAGTTTCATTGTCTCTTCTAGCGCAACCGATTCTAGTTCTGATAAGTTCTTCTGCACTCATcaattaccttaaaaaaaattagttaaaaaaacaaacacacacacaaagctGGCtgtcattataaatttttttttatacgattttagtaaagaagaaaaagaacattATTAATCCTGAGAAAAGAGAAAGTCAAGAAGATCTTGAAGGCACATCAAAATGAAACAAGGAATCATACATCATTTGGCTTTTACCTAAAAAGCCCATTTGTGAGAGTTCTCTATTGCATGTACGATTATTCCTTAAAAATAACAACTGCAATTTATGGACAACATATATTTCAGATTAAAATTTTGCGACGAATAGCACATGCAAAAATTCACCACCTTTGTAAAATCCAACAGATTAGCCAAAAGACCGATCTAGATTAGGGAAAAGAACAAGAACCCAGAAAATTAATCCAAGTATATAAACTgtagtataaaaaattaaaacaaaaatgtgtaaaaaagttttttttctttttttcaaattaccTGTGCAATGGTCAGGACATGTTTGGTTGCCAAGGACCCCATCAATGCCATTGTGACACTGTAAATCACTCCGGCACTTCTTTAAGATCTTCTTGAGGTTCTTGATGCCAAGCCCAGGTAGCTTTTTCTTTTGGCCTTGCATGTATTCCTGGTATTGCTTACAAAACTTCATCTttcacttataaaaataaatctccTTCCCTTCCTTCAAGAATGTTTCATGTAATTCCACTGTGAAAAAAATGGGGATAAATCAAGATTGATTCTTGAcgagacaaatatatatatatacatgtagcCGACAAAAGTAATGAAGGTGAATCCTTAGCTTTTGTCTGACGCTATAAAAAGCTATTTTTGAGTGGCTTTCTCAATTCTCACTCAAGACGCTTCTCTTTGATATGTGAAATGTTTAAACTTGTTGGAGAGTACGTATCTAAAGGGATAAGAGAGGGTGACATGACGGTCACCATGAGAAAAGGTCAATTTTCTCGTAAATTTCTCCGCAAGTTTAAAAGTCTTGAAGACCTGAACCAACTTTTCACCAagttgttcctcaaaaaaatttaaaaacttccACCAAGTAccacaagaaggaaaaaaaaaaaaaaaaggttttgtgtATCAGTGTCATTCTCCATTTCTCTATGAATAAAAATCtgggttgaaacttgaaatctAATAAT
This region includes:
- the LOC126709126 gene encoding probable E3 ubiquitin-protein ligase BAH1-like 1 isoform X1, translated to MKFCKQYQEYMQGQKKKLPGLGIKNLKKILKKCRSDLQCHNGIDGVLGNQTCPDHCTVCDGTFFPSLVKEMSEVVGSFNKHAQKLLEQHLASGFNKCFMWFRGKRRKNQHVTLIQEGKELVTYALINAIAIRKILKKYDKVHYSKQGQAFKTQAQSMHIEILQSPWLSELMAFHINLRESKIKSRNAPGFFEACNLTFNDDGKPSLTCELFDSVKVDIDLTCSICLDTVFDPYSLTCGHIFCYMCACSSASVSIVDKLKSAEPKGKCPLCREAGVYEGAVPLEELRILLRRRIPYQEPCSSMVLPSSLMGRTCVQIPPTSLVATCAVSTGRSGVRQKD
- the LOC126709126 gene encoding E3 ubiquitin-protein ligase BAH1 isoform X2 gives rise to the protein MKFCKQYQEYMQGQKKKLPGLGIKNLKKILKKCRSDLQCHNGIDGVLGNQTCPDHCTVCDGTFFPSLVKEMSEVVGSFNKHAQKLLEQHLASGFNKCFMWFRGKRRKNQHVTLIQEGKELVTYALINAIAIRKILKKYDKVHYSKQGQAFKTQAQSMHIEILQSPWLSELMAFHINLRESKIKSRNAPGFFEACNLTFNDDGKPSLTCELFDSVKVDIDLTCSICLDTVFDPYSLTCGHIFCYMCACSSASVSIVDKLKSAEPKGKCPLCREAGVYEGAVPLEELRILLRRRCSEYWEERRQAERLERMRLIKQYWDNQTKAMMGI